A part of Numenius arquata chromosome 2, bNumArq3.hap1.1, whole genome shotgun sequence genomic DNA contains:
- the TMEM60 gene encoding transmembrane protein 60 — MRMSLAQRVLLTWLFTLLFLIMLVLKLDEKAPWNWFLIFIPVWIFDTILLVMLIVKMAGRCKSGFDPRNGSQNIKKKAWYLIAMLLKLAFCLALCAKLQRFTTMKLAYVFIPLWALLIGGMVELGYNIFYVRRD, encoded by the coding sequence ATGAGAATGTCCCTGGCGCAAAGAGTACTACTGACATGGCTTTTTACGTTACTCTTCCTGATCATGTTGGTGCTGAAGTTGGATGAGAAAGCACCATGGAACTGGTTCCTCATTTTTATTCCAGTCTGGATATTTGATACTATTCTTCTAGTTATGTTAATTGTAAAAATGGCTGGACGGTGCAAGTCCGGCTTCGACCCTCGCAACGGCTCccaaaacatcaagaaaaaagcCTGGTATCTCATTGCAATGCTACTTAAATTAGCCTTCTGCCTTGCCCTCTGCGCTAAACTGCAGCGATTTACTACGATGAAACTAGCCTATGTATTTATCCCTTTGTGGGCCTTGCTGATCGGGGGTATGGTTGAACTCGGATACAACATCTTCTATGTACGAAGAGACTAA